The Bradysia coprophila strain Holo2 chromosome X, BU_Bcop_v1, whole genome shotgun sequence genomic interval GATTGTTGATTAAGAACAAAGAGACTGCAAACGCAAAAATctcgtttttgattttttatcgaGAAAAACTTAACAGAAATTTGTAACAGATAGCACAAAGAGAACTCTCGTCCGCACAGTAAATACCTCTTTCACTGAAAtgtggcaaaaaaaagttctgaacCAATGATTTTACACTACACTAGATGGTGTTCagttaaaagttaaaaagtaTTCTGAACCAAAGTACATTGAAGGTAATGCAAGTGCTCACTGCtcatatatatatttacaaCACGCTGTACGATACGGATACAATACATTAAATTCACCACAAATTCACCTCAAAGTAGGGTCCCGCttgttttcataaatttgtattaccttcagtgtttacatgtatatatacatatatattttGTTCTGAATAAGCAAAAATAATGATAAGCTCTgagtaatatggtcctttatatacgGGATTCCAGCAATAAACTGCCAGAAATCTAGTACATTTTCTGATGATCCCATAAAAAATCgtccgaaaataaattctctACAGTTCATCGCTGGAATCGGGTATCAAGCAATGAACTGTCAGAATCtagtacattttctgtgggtcataaaaaaattcatctgaaaatacatgttaaaaaaattgaagtacaagagttgaaatcaaccgattacaaatactttgattgatagaagtaatagacccgataataatactggtcgtATGCTTGCCATCTGTAAAAGGTTTATGACTGTTCTGACGAAAGTTCGTTAAAAAAGTTCATTCTTTGGCTGTtttcttagaaaaaaaaaactaaaatgtcCATTTCATTGTATAGATACATTTGGTGAAACAGCACGGCATAGTTAAAATAAACCTGGCAGTAGCGgtttatttttgaaacgtcaaataagggacctaataccaaagttctgaaagaacaggttacgACAGCCACGAAGGCGgatgacaccaaattttataaacagatagtgtgagaaatcaacttgaagaaaagaaatttctcgaaaattcaaaatttagtttttgttaagttcaaTTTTACATCAAAACTTCGCAGAaatcgtgatcaactcagggttgtcttaacctgttctttcacaACCTtgcctaatacactgtatgaaaattaacTAAAATGGACTGCgtcataaattgaaaaattttattcgcaaaaaatatagggctactagataattAAGGTCCCTCGTATTCACGCATATGATGAGCCGTTGTTGAGGGTTCGCCTCGTGTGACAATTATCACACTTTTGCCGAAAGCTTACCATTTACGCAATTGTTAAGAATGTAACGGGTAATAcagttttttattgttgttgctAATACAAGCCGGGGCAAGTTTGGCAACGCATCTGAAACTGTGTAACTGAAACTCACCGTTCCTTTAGCAAGAAATCGTCCTTGTCCTCGCACATCCTTTGTCGCACTAATACGTTCATACGACATTGCACATAGACGGCGTAAGttacaaatatcatcactgaattgcataatagTGATTATATTAACAAGAATCCTTTGGAGGTGTTTTATCTATCAAAACGCAGTAGTGCCAAAAAGTCGTTCATTTCGGTGTGATAATAACTTTTGCAGGTATTTGGTATGTGGTTTTAGTAAACCGCCCGTAGTTAATTTTGGCACCTTTGCTCTATTCGGTGTGGTACCTAACAGGTGGACATCGTAGAATGTTTTTCTATCTACCAAAACGACTCAAAATTAGTTCTATAGTTATTGAGTACGACCATCTCAAACAATACAAAGCTAAAACTAAACATGAATTTTTAAGTTGTAAACAGTTCATATCTTGTCGTCGAACAACCAAGTGAACAACTCATTCTAATCATCACGCTTTGTAGTTGTAACTTAGTTGCGAATTTAGTTTTGTTTCGTGACGGCATTAAGATGGAGTGTTTTcagaagtttttatttatttgaatggAAGGTCGTTTTTGTTGATTGTTAAAATGATGAAGTTTaccaaatttcatttcatccaaatatttttactttcgATGTGTATCTATTTGATAGTGAATGTGCTTGTTTTTTCTGCTATCAAAAATGTATCCCAGAATATCACAACAACGAGTAAAGCATGGACCAAAGGTAACgcaaaattcattcataaactGAACTCCAGGTTCGTACGTTTTGGATTGTTGCGTAGCGTAACAATAGTGTATTACATACCCGCaacttgattttaattttattttttgttacattgAGCTTATGTATGGCgtaaataataacaaattcaaattgactgaTGAAAAACGCAATATCTCACATTCCCAGATTAAAAAAGGGACATTTATTGGTGAGTGGGCACTATATCTTCCGCTGGCAGATATTAAaagattacgtccttgttaCCAAATGTGAGTGATGTTgccgagccgaaggcaagaGCTGCAGTCATACAAGCCAAAGTATGGAACtccaaacaatttaatttcatgtCAATGAACAACGCATTAAGTAATGATTCATTTTCCGGGGTGCAGTGAGGATAAGTCATTTAGAAAGCTAGGGATAAATACATTTCTTAACGTGCTTAGCTGCAAACACACAGGTCAAAAATATTGGAGCTGcaatttaaacttttcttaATTGTAAAACAAACTTTATTACTTGACTTGATCTTGTTCCAACTCTCTGTCTACAATCATAATACTCTGACATTTAAATCAGTTGAGATGATGGTTCGtctataattttaatttaacacaaactaaaaaaactcaaatttaTGAATTCAATGTCTTGGATCTgtgaagaaatttaaaatttattcaaatctggaaaaaaaattcataaaacatAAGCGATATGCCTGTTGTAAAagcaaattgattttattttgaattttttccagCAGCTGTTAATGATGTTCCTAAGAGAACATATGAGACTTGTCTATAATCTTAGATAGATGTCTCATCACGATCTACACTTGGAGATAGAAGTACATACGCTATACGCAAGTCCAATAGATAATTAAGTTTTGTCGAGTCGTTCAAGAAGTACCTTTTAATTTAGTATTTCTATTGCTAATGTTAGCAGCATGAAAAGAGTTTAGGTAGTGTATATCTACATACACGTGCAGGTATGATAAGTAGGTATAGACATATTTGTCTGCTACTTATCATATCATAGCACGTGTGTGTAATATGGTCTCCATATTCTTAACCGATATGAGATATTTTCCTGAGTTGTTCtgcaataaatttctaaaatttctttcgttGTTCTTGAACATGTCCTTAGACATGAATTCTAAGTGGTGCattaggcctgttcattttagagaaatagtctcaaattcatctggcatggtgtttatctggtccggaagactaaaatattggacccgtatttttagacccgtacgaagtactggggtcttataggtttacgcatacgtttgtaacacgtcgaattggactccctgagtaaggggaaacctattgtggttgtctagagatgccaaatccgcgaaaaaaaaagtccgtctgtctgcacgataacttgagtaaaacgcatccgattttgaaaattcttttttttcccgtttggtaatgtcaaaagacaggctaagttcgaagatgagtgattttggatcgacccctcccgagctgtggcccaataagtgctttacggtttttcgaagatatctccggacatttaaacgttaaacttgtaagtgatacgtcaaataaaaggtatttacaataccgatcgacaaaaaaaagtttatggaaatcggatgaccgactcgtgagttagaccccttggtgtggaacaggcacagggcggcaagcagtttttgcttgtaggtcggccacatttgaacatatttcgtctgttttagctttattagataggtattgaccgtaccaatcagggaaatttttttttatgaaattatgttctccggagcgtgagctaggtctcttggagtgagctcttatctggctactcggaagtacagtgaacgtggtgtattttgacaatatctcgagtaaattttggccgaatttcatgaatttttttttgtttgaaaggtattaacgaatgtaaagcgtctgtactatttccggtctcctaacaaaatggctgccggcggccatattggattttagtaaaacgatataaagtgggaaaaatgatgcttagagagtttctgttaacatggaaataatgtgttaagtgtgaggggtttcagggattccatatacggacatctatatatacctatatacagctatattgaggtatatacaggcatatagagctatataatagcatgttcctctgtgaaatgtttatttacagtgaaatataggcaaatatagcggtatatagctgtttaaataggaatttatgaaatttgacttcgtacgggctgtctatattggctccggcaatttaattgtatatgataacaaggcaaagagtggataatgtaagtgatttaaaaggaagaatagtttttcagcagagaagaaaatgaagtaagagaaatgaagagtttcacattaaaggcttttgatacgaataggtgtttcgtacgggtcggcgttagctatgtttttttacaattttaaaaaatagtttagatctggggagctaagcatttgttcaaatgtacgagtgcgttggttagaagagtaaaaaaagatatacaccatcattctcctctcttctaaccaacgctttcgtacatttgaacaaatgcttcgctccccagatctaaactattatttaaaattccaaaaaaatacgggtccaatattttagccttccggaccagataaaCACCATtccagatgaatttgagactatttctctaaaatgaacaggcctagTGATGCATGCTTGCCTCAAtctttttagttttaattgaCTCTCTGTTGTAAGGAAGAACTGTTCTGTGTTGTAATTCAACTTTATTGCTTTACAGCTCGCCAATCTATGTACGACGCAACCAAGCCTAAAATTTCAGCAGCTCGACAAGCTTTTGCAGCAATGGAAGTAATAAATCGAACAGTACCAGACCATATAAGCTACTTTAAAGTCATAGtcgattttaaattgaaatctcACACATTTCGAATTACAACATACAATGATTCGAAGACCGTTCTAATAGAGGCGTCATCCGGCGTCATAGCATGCAAAGGCTTCTATTACTACATAAAATACCATTGCAATGCTCACATTTCATGGGAAGGATCAAATGTTAATCTGCCAGACACTTTGCCCAAAGTCAATGTTACGATAGAATCACGCAGCCAGTTCATTTTCTACCAAAATGTTTGTGCATACTCGTACAGTTACGCTTTTTGGAAATGGTTTGATTGGCTGCGCCACATAGACTGGATGGCCGTGCAAGGAGTAACATTAACAATAGCTGCCGTTCAGGAAGTATTATGGGAACGTTTGTACATTGATTTCGGCTTGACCAGACATGAAATCGCTGAACATTTCGCCGGTCCTGCTTTTCTAGCATGGCAGCGAATGGGTAATATTCGAGGCTGGGGAGGGCCGCTAACGGAAAGCTTTAAGGTAAATTCCTTTTTGTTGCAAAAACAGATCATAAAAACGTTACGAGAATTAGGAATTGTTGTGGCGTTGCCAGCATTTTCGGGTCATGTGCCAGTATCATTCAAGAGAATCTTCCCGAATGCCACCTATCAAACGATTCCAATATGGAAAAGAGGATTTCCGGACCAATTCAGTGCGCCATTATTTCTCGACCCCAGCGATGAATTGTTCAAAGATATTGGCGGTCGTTTCTTGATGGAAATTCGTAAGGAGTACGGATCGGATCATATTTACTATGCGGATCCATTCTATAAAATCGCGGAACAATATGCGTCTACGGAATATCTATCGAACGTTGCACACAGAATTTACGATACAATGAAATCAGCCGATGCTAATGCTATCTGGATGCTACAGTCCTGGGTATTGGAGAAAAATCCTCTTCTGACGACCGACATGATTCGATCGTTCTTCACAGCAGTTCCAGTGGGGAAGATGCTCGTTTTGGATTTACAGGCCGAACAGAAACCGTTTTTCAATCGAACGTCTTCTTTTCATGGTCAGCCGTTTATCTGGTGTATGTTACATAACTTCGGAGCGACATTGGGCATGCACGGATCGATAAATGTATTGAA includes:
- the LOC119084369 gene encoding alpha-N-acetylglucosaminidase-like isoform X1, encoding MMKFTKFHFIQIFLLSMCIYLIVNVLVFSAIKNVSQNITTTSKAWTKARQSMYDATKPKISAARQAFAAMEVINRTVPDHISYFKVIVDFKLKSHTFRITTYNDSKTVLIEASSGVIACKGFYYYIKYHCNAHISWEGSNVNLPDTLPKVNVTIESRSQFIFYQNVCAYSYSYAFWKWFDWLRHIDWMAVQGVTLTIAAVQEVLWERLYIDFGLTRHEIAEHFAGPAFLAWQRMGNIRGWGGPLTESFKVNSFLLQKQIIKTLRELGIVVALPAFSGHVPVSFKRIFPNATYQTIPIWKRGFPDQFSAPLFLDPSDELFKDIGGRFLMEIRKEYGSDHIYYADPFYKIAEQYASTEYLSNVAHRIYDTMKSADANAIWMLQSWVLEKNPLLTTDMIRSFFTAVPVGKMLVLDLQAEQKPFFNRTSSFHGQPFIWCMLHNFGATLGMHGSINVLNEDIASASTFSKSSMVGVGIAPEGINQNYVIYEFALERGWDYSSVNITEWFDIYTSGRYGVRNSFISSAWQKLVKSVYSFRGTREISGKYIVCRRPSLKHIVWSWYHFDDIDDILVDFLASPVNTAKGIELYKYDLVDITRQMIQNKVELLYERMVICLEQRTCPEFEIYVQQFELLLNDLERILGTNDKFLLGTWLENAKDLATNENEMKMYEYNARNQITIWGPTGQVYDYAMKQWAGMISDYCWPRWKYFFDELRETIHSHEFFNETECQRNIFKAIEEPFVNDNKLYRLNANGDTISVAREIYEKWKYFLVE
- the LOC119084369 gene encoding alpha-N-acetylglucosaminidase-like isoform X2, encoding MMKFTKFHFIQIFLLSMCIYLIVNVLVFSAIKNVSQNITTTSKAWTKARQSMYDATKPKISAARQAFAAMEVINRTVPDHISYFKVIVDFKLKSHTFRITTYNDSKTVLIEASSGVIACKGFYYYIKYHCNAHISWEGSNVNLPDTLPKVNVTIESRSQFIFYQNVCAYSYSYAFWKWFDWLRHIDWMAVQGVTLTIAAVQEIIKTLRELGIVVALPAFSGHVPVSFKRIFPNATYQTIPIWKRGFPDQFSAPLFLDPSDELFKDIGGRFLMEIRKEYGSDHIYYADPFYKIAEQYASTEYLSNVAHRIYDTMKSADANAIWMLQSWVLEKNPLLTTDMIRSFFTAVPVGKMLVLDLQAEQKPFFNRTSSFHGQPFIWCMLHNFGATLGMHGSINVLNEDIASASTFSKSSMVGVGIAPEGINQNYVIYEFALERGWDYSSVNITEWFDIYTSGRYGVRNSFISSAWQKLVKSVYSFRGTREISGKYIVCRRPSLKHIVWSWYHFDDIDDILVDFLASPVNTAKGIELYKYDLVDITRQMIQNKVELLYERMVICLEQRTCPEFEIYVQQFELLLNDLERILGTNDKFLLGTWLENAKDLATNENEMKMYEYNARNQITIWGPTGQVYDYAMKQWAGMISDYCWPRWKYFFDELRETIHSHEFFNETECQRNIFKAIEEPFVNDNKLYRLNANGDTISVAREIYEKWKYFLVE